One genomic segment of Candidatus Cetobacterium colombiensis includes these proteins:
- a CDS encoding nitroreductase family protein produces the protein MIRVVVPVQVKKNKKSEFLSVAQGLIQESRKEKGCIEYNLIDSNVDNELYFIEKWETKEDLNNHAQSTHSKKYGELLKGLKETESPIEIYEINKKNNILERRSIRNYTSQNVSKEIVDRIIEAGMYAPSAGNQQGWEFVVIRNREVLDKLSKMSPYATPLKKANIAILILGNENVKYPQNLFQDLGAATQNILLQITTEGLGGVWLGIAPEADRMDLVKSTLDLKENILPFAIVPFGYSSEEEKTVNRYDKSKVWSIE, from the coding sequence CAAGGATTAATTCAAGAAAGCAGAAAAGAAAAAGGATGTATTGAATATAATTTAATTGATTCTAATGTGGATAATGAATTGTATTTTATTGAAAAATGGGAAACTAAAGAGGATTTAAATAATCATGCTCAATCTACTCATTCGAAAAAATATGGTGAATTACTGAAGGGATTAAAAGAAACTGAATCACCAATTGAAATTTATGAAATCAATAAAAAAAATAATATTTTAGAAAGAAGAAGTATTAGAAATTATACTTCTCAAAATGTTTCTAAAGAGATTGTTGATAGAATAATCGAAGCAGGAATGTATGCACCTTCTGCAGGAAATCAGCAAGGATGGGAATTTGTAGTTATTAGAAATAGGGAAGTTTTAGATAAGTTATCAAAGATGAGTCCTTATGCAACACCTCTAAAAAAAGCGAATATAGCTATTTTAATTTTAGGAAATGAAAATGTTAAATATCCACAAAATTTATTTCAAGATTTAGGTGCAGCAACTCAAAATATTTTATTACAAATAACAACAGAAGGTTTAGGAGGAGTTTGGTTAGGAATAGCACCTGAAGCTGATAGAATGGATTTAGTAAAATCTACTTTAGATTTAAAAGAAAATATATTGCCTTTTGCAATTGTACCTTTTGGATATTCTTCTGAAGAAGAAAAAACTGTTAATAGATATGACAAAAGCAAAGTTTGGTCAATTGAATAG